The Acinetobacter lwoffii genome has a segment encoding these proteins:
- a CDS encoding Fic/DOC family protein, translated as MDDKLEFYLDAKDILSQPTSCQAQGDYKKALEKEITEHRIAKMEISPLRGNYDLDHLSKIHEKIFEHIYDWAGEVRLDDISKRAIDPNGNYEIGHFLDKNLIPDELNKFSQAVKEKDHLKGLDKDQFVQEFTQLYAKLNEAHPFEEGNGRAAKLMMNQLANDAGYTMVYSKVGVSDWNYAFKRSLTDQELYVGENYENLEPMEQDLSYLLKVMDNIIEPYDLVLKLENTEEQEQEQENDQDKSNDDDSPSYG; from the coding sequence ATGGACGATAAACTTGAGTTTTATTTAGATGCAAAAGACATCTTATCTCAACCTACCAGTTGCCAAGCGCAAGGCGACTATAAAAAGGCACTGGAAAAAGAAATCACGGAACATCGAATAGCGAAAATGGAAATTTCGCCTTTACGTGGCAATTATGATCTCGACCACCTCTCTAAAATCCATGAAAAAATCTTTGAGCATATTTACGATTGGGCTGGAGAAGTGCGTCTGGACGACATTTCTAAACGTGCGATCGACCCGAACGGTAATTATGAAATCGGTCATTTCCTAGATAAAAACCTGATCCCTGATGAACTGAATAAGTTCTCACAGGCGGTTAAAGAAAAAGACCACCTGAAAGGTTTGGACAAAGACCAGTTTGTGCAAGAGTTCACTCAGCTTTATGCCAAGTTAAATGAAGCTCACCCTTTTGAAGAGGGTAACGGTCGCGCTGCTAAACTGATGATGAACCAGCTGGCCAATGATGCTGGTTACACCATGGTATATAGCAAGGTCGGCGTATCAGATTGGAACTATGCGTTTAAACGTTCACTGACAGATCAAGAGCTTTATGTCGGTGAAAACTATGAAAACCTAGAACCGATGGAACAAGACCTCTCTTACCTTTTAAAAGTCATGGACAATATCATTGAACCATACGATCTAGTCCTGAAGCTTGAAAATACGGAAGAACAAGAGCAAGAACAGGAAAATGACCAGGATAAATCAAATGATGATGATTCACCGAGTTACGGATAA